In Podospora pseudopauciseta strain CBS 411.78 chromosome 3, whole genome shotgun sequence, one genomic interval encodes:
- a CDS encoding hypothetical protein (EggNog:ENOG503PFFW): MEGLRVGISVEGVDQQHNEEKDSSCECHINKAEIQKGAWNEDRSECISNCKTQFLQSISPGWSEAASGWADVCGNLNSTSKGVEVAEYRFWSLYWCDSTFCGVAIDQSKGLGQDPNVDSIITTCDNNGFKPIIDPGPPHEDFKCSTEGDGAGSCTDSSFSRLQLTSSVTWESSALLPTAASATAVGVGLGSVSTVQETISTSSDPTKLPPMNGLETSLPAPSFPASTFAVSLVSSLTTSTLLTTTSTSSTSSATHPAASKTSTSTSAPAASATAAENGLSNPAKIAIAVCTTIALLMLICALFLCLRKRKRGGESSPPHRSLRSRVGLNNGKWGGGNNPTPLISPASSLMGTTANNQGITPPLRLRQRKFIPSLLPSILRPGGARSGSPPLTPLTPQHSTGGVFPSSPICTPTTSKLVPRHERTPGGYTGGLPPIPAPVPMFVKDCGRGSGSAASSMTAATTNNFFGGGGGVGGGFEKSPSSSSPARPKRPHDGPLEIPDLLVGGGGGGGGGSSTGSLVSPPLSPPPTRALPATPPVGTTRAGGNGNGNHWSVVSSSSSNYSSEAGNGGRAKGMGLGGTLYHHQRGSAGVGKERGSWGSWSGTTAQQQGTGTIGKAIGSVRDKDRVGKGEEVSPRSSSSGSSDTVTGGTVKGGTTGGRGDVSSLGEGGRI; the protein is encoded by the exons ATGGAAGGATTAAGAGTAGGGATCTCGGTGGAAGGGGTCGACCAGCAGCACAACGAGGAAAAGGACAGCAGCTGCGAGTGTCATATCAACAAGGCGGAGATCCAAAAGGGGGCATGGAACGAGGACAGGAGCGAGTGCATATCCAACTGCAAGACGCAGTTTCTGCAGTCGATAAGCCCGGGATGGAGCGAAGCGGCGTCGGGATGGGCGGACGTGTGCGGCAATCTCAACTCGACGAGCAAAGGTGTCGAGGTTGCTGAATACAGGTTTTGGTCCCTTTACTGGTGCGACTCGACGTTTTGCGGGGTAGCGATAGACCAGAGCAAGGGACTGGGGCAAGATC CGAATGTTGATTcgatcatcaccacctgtGACAA TAATGGGTTCAAACCGATTATTGATCCTGGACCACCGCACGAGGACTTCAAATGCAGCACTGAGGGGGATGGAGCGGGTTCGTGTACGGACAGTTCGTTTTCGAGGCTGCAGCTGACGTCGTCGGTGACATGGGAGTCTTCGGCGTTGCTGCCAACGGCAGCATCTGCGACGGCTGTGGGTGTGGGATTGGGTTCTGTGAGCACGGTACAAG AAACAATATCGACCTCATCGGACCCAACAAAACTACCGCCAATGAACGGACTGGAAACAAGTTTACCTGCCCCATCATTTCCCGCGAGCACATTTGCTGTCTCGTTAGTATCCTCCCTGACGACATCGACATTATTGACAACAACTTCGACATCATCCACTTCATCAGCCACACACCCAGCAGCATCAAAAACATCCACCTCTACCTCTGCCCCTGCcgcctcagcaacagcagccgaGAACGGCCTTtccaacccagccaaaaTCGCCATCGCAGTGtgcaccaccatcgccctcctcatGCTCATCTGCGCTCTGTTCCTTTGCCTCCGCAAGCGAAAACGCGGCGGCGAATCATCGCCCCCCCATCGCAGCCTCCGCTCCCGAGTAGGCCTCAACAATGGCAAATGGGGGGGCGGCAACAACCCAACACCGCTGATCTCACCGGCAAGCTCCCTGATGGGAACAACAGCCAACAACCAAGGCATCACCCCGCCTCTCCGTCTCCGCCAGAGAAAATTCATCCCTTCTCTTTTACCGTCTATCCTCCGCCCAGGAGGCGCCCGCTCGGGCTCACCCCCTTTGACACCCCTCACGCCGCAGCACAGCACAGGCGGGGTTTTCCCGTCAAGCCCGATTTGTACCCCCACGACTTCGAAGCTGGTTCCTAGGCATGAGAGGACGCCTGGGGGGTACACGGGCGGGTTGCCGCCTATTCCTGCGCCGGTTCCGATGTTTGTGAAGGATTGTGGGAGGGGTAGTGGTAGTGCGGCATCTTCCATGACGGCGGCGACAACGAATAAtttctttggtggtggtggtggtgttggtgggggtTTTGAGAAAagtccatcatcatcgtcacctGCGCGTCCGAAACGACCGCATGATGGACCGTTGGAGATTCCGGatttgttggttggtggtggtggtggcggtggcggtggtagTAGTACGGGGAGTTTGGTGTCGCCGCCGTTGAGCCCGCCTCCTACTAGGGCTTTGCCGGCTACTCCTCCGGTCGGGACGACAAGAGCGggggggaatgggaatgggaaccATTGGTCGGTTGTGTCGAGTTCGTCGAGTAATTACTCTAGTGAGGCGGGTAATGGTGGCAGGGCGAAggggatgggtttgggggggacgCTGTATCATCACCAGAGGGGGAGTGCgggggttgggaaggagagggggagttgggggagttggagtgGGACCACGGCGCAACAGCAAGGGACAGGGACTATTGGGAAGGCGATTGGGAGTGTGAGGGATAAGGATagggttgggaagggggaggaggttagTCCGAGGAGTAGTAGTAGTGGGAGTAGTGATACTGTTACTGGGGGGACGGTGAAGGGTGGGACGACTGGGGGTAGGGGTGATGTTAGtagtttgggggagggggggcgtaTTTAG
- a CDS encoding hypothetical protein (EggNog:ENOG503NWNS; COG:Q), whose translation MSDQAKRRLEATANHLSGSSSLAPIIKVAPESTTPRAAGKVVIITGANSLLGIGRASAHQFAQNGARAVYICDFDPSNLAAHKAELTTLYPSVDVHTRQFDAAHEPSVVEVINHAMTTYGRLDVFFANAGTIGPNALFTDVDPSGFMETMRVNSLSVFLAAKHAAPAMQKTSPGKKVPGGSIIATASVAGLRSNAGDTSYSASKAAVVSMAQTISYQLAGTGVRINALCPGLIETGMTAPVFEMARQRGTQKKIGQLNPLKRGGHADEIARVALFLGSDESSYVNGQAWAVDGGLSAGHPFVPGRLG comes from the exons ATGTCAGACCAAGCCAAACGCCGCCTCGAGGCCACGGCCAACCACCTCTCTGGCAGCTCCAGCCtcgcccccatcatcaaagtAGCCCCTgaatccaccaccccccgagCCGCTGGCAAGGTGGTCATCATCACTG GCGCCAactccctcctcggcatcggccGCGCCTCAGCCCACCAATTCGCCCAAAACGGCGCCCGCGCAGTCTACATCTGCGACTTtgacccctccaacctcgccgcCCACAAAGCAGAACTCACAACCCTCTACCCCTCAGTCGACGTCCACACCCGCCAATTCGACGCCGCCCACGAGCCCTCTGTCGTCGAAGTCATCAACCACGCCATGACCACCTACGGCAGGCTAGACGTCTTCTTCGCCAACGCCGGCACCATCGGCCCCAACGCCCTCTTCACCGACGTCGACCCATCCGGCTTCATGGAAACGATGCGCGTCAACTCTCTGTCTGTCTTTTTGGCAGCCAAGCACGCCGCCCCGGCGATGCAAAAGACCAGTCCGGGTAAAAAGGTTCCGGGGGGGAGTATTATTGCTACTGCGTCggtggcggggttgaggagTAATGCTGGTGATACGAGCTACTCGGCTTCAAAGGCGGCCGTGGTGTCAATGGCGCAGACGATTTCTTATCAGTTGGCGGGAACGGGGGTGAGGATTAATGCGCTGTGTCCGGGGCTGATCGAGACGGGGATGACGGCGCCTGTGTTTGAGATGGCAAGGCAGAGGGGGACGCAGAAGAAGATTGGGCAGCTGAATCCCCTCAAGAGGGGGGGACACGCGGATGAGATTGCGAGGGTGGCGTTGTTTTTGGGGAGTGATGAGAGTAGTTATGTGAATGGGCAGGCGTGGGcggtggatggggggttgagtgCTGGGCATCCTTTTGTGCcggggaggttgggttga
- the SIW14 gene encoding tyrosine-protein phosphatase siw14 (EggNog:ENOG503P23A; COG:V) translates to MGAGTAIKTTLGLFAMSEGGKVVMSKRSARPYIEEDEMEKQTLDYQANGDERRSTASTSTTYSSQSSLESSPSVHAADPERDVEQLQLSSQKHRTSTTGPRDAFHPPNDDLESGSISALELDRILPTEGRPSNFGVVVPGVYRSSFPQSEDYGFIEGLKLKTIVTLVQKEFPQGYDKFIERNGINHCVFDMKGTKKQAIPIATMRSILRLVLDRRNHPLLIHCNHGKHRTGCVVGVVRKLSGWELGNVLSEYKRYAEPKVRDCDVNYITGFEPADISNLFREVTLPFRTRNFLRATFFALIMTVIWLFSGTKLISAAPQRGKVLEE, encoded by the exons ATGGGTGCTGGCACTGCCATAAAAACGACTCTCGGTCTCTTCGCCATGTCTGAAGGAGGGAAAGTTGTCATGTCCAAGAGGAGTGCTCGGCCATACATCGAAGAAGACGAAATGGAGAAACAAACACTGGATTATCAGGCCAACGGGGACGAGAGAAGAAGCACGGCGTCGACATCTACCACCTACAGCAGTCAATCCAGCCTCGAGTCATCGCCATCAGTGCATGCCGCCGACCCGGAGAGAGATGTGGAACAGCTTCAGCTCTCAAGTCAGAAACACCgcacatccaccaccggaCCCCGCGATGCCTTTCACCCGCCAAATGACGACCTCGAGTCTGGCTCAATATCAGCTCTTGAGCTGGACAGGATACTTCCAACCGAGGGCCGGCCCTCCAATTTTGGTGTCGTTGTTCCAGGCGTGTACAGAAGCAGTTTCCCACAGTCGGAGGACTATGGCTTTATCGAGGGCTTGAAGTTGAAAACAATTGT CACCCTTGTACAAAAAGAGTTCCCACAAGGCTATGACAAGTTCATTGAGAGGAATGGCATCAACCACTGCGTCTTTGACATGAAGGGCACCAAGAAGCAGGCCATCCCGATTGCCACCATGAGGTCAATTCTCCGGCTGGTCCTGGACCGCAGGAATCACCCATTACTGATTCACTGCAATCACGGCAAG CATCGCACTGGGTGTGTCGTTGGTGTGGTGCGCAAACTTTCTGGTTGGGAGCTTGGCAACGTGCTTAGCGAGTACAAGAGGTACGCTGAGCCGAAGGTCCGAGACTGTGACGTAAATTACATCACCGGCTTTGAGCCGGCCGACATTTCGAATCTTTTTCGAGAGGTGACCTTGCCATTTCGAACCCGAAACTTCCTCCGAGCCACCTTCTTCGCCCTCATCATGACCGTCATCTGGCTATTTTCAGGCACTAAGCTAATATCAGCGGCGCCTCAGCGAGGCAAAGTATTGGAAGAGTAG
- the HLJ1 gene encoding Chaperone protein dnaJ (EggNog:ENOG503NWSB; COG:O) — protein MPEAKTSGASASDGTARSRTAAGTSSTHNGHNQGSQSRTYTPDQKAAVLRIRRCSPTAFYEILDIQKTCTDSEVKKAYRKLSLLTHPDKNGHEHADEAFKMVARAFSVLGDKEKRDKFDRFGTDPDSRFESARAAAREGTGMGGFGGRPRGGGFGGWEEEISPEEMFARFFGGGGGGMGGGFGGPFGGMDGGQFFFNLGGMGGPGIRVHQFGGGRPRARPRNPGQEEPPASMLGTILGLLPIIILFIFPIISSIFSGLTTITTPATPSMVFDQPYASYTVERMMPNYKTKYYLNKADIKSYTPAKFNWLDRQAEVVFVQQLRIECEKEMQRKQELKDQATGWFSYNKDKMELANNFPMPQCRRLNSLNK, from the exons ATGCCCGAAGCCAAAACCTCCGGCGCCTCCGCCAGCGACGGCACCGCCCGCTCCCGCACAGCAGccggcacctcctccacccacaaCGGCCACAACCAAGGCTCCCAATCGCGCACCTATACCCCCGACCAAAAAGCCGCCGTCCTCCGCATCCGCCGCTGCTCCCCCACCGCCTTCTACGAGATCCTCGACATCCAAAAAACATGCACCGACTCCGAGGTGAAAAAGGCATACCGCAAGCTCTCCCTCCTGACACACCCCGACAAAAACGGGCACGAGCACGCGGACGAGGCGTTCAAGATGGTCGCGAGAGCGTTCAGTGTCTTGGGGGATAAGGAAAAGAGGGATAAATTTGATCGGTTTGGGACTGATCCCGATAGTAGATTCGAGTCGGCCAGGGcagcggcgagggagggaacagggatgggtgggtttggggggcggccaagggggggaggtttcgggggttgggaggaggagattagTCCTGAAGAAATGTTTGCTaggttttttgggggtggtggcgggggaatgggtggtgggtttggggggcCTTTTGGGG GTATGGACGGCGGACAattcttcttcaacctcggCGGCATGGGCGGGCCAGGGATAAGAGTCCACCAattcggcggcggcagacCAAGAGCAAGGCCTAGAAACCCCGGGCAGGAGGAACCACCGGCCAGCATGCTCGGGACGATATTGGGACTTTtacccatcatcatcttaTTCATCTTTCCCATCATTTCGTCTATTTTCTCCGGGTTGACGACCATCACGACGCCGGCGACGCCGAGCATGGTGTTTGACCAGCCGTATGCGTCGTATACTGtggagaggatgatgccAAACTACAAGACAAAGTACTACCTCAACAAGGCCGACATCAAGTCTTACACCCCGGCCAAGTTCAACTGGTTGGATAGGCAGGCcgaggtggtgtttgtgcAGCAGCTGAGGATCGAGTGTGAGAAGGAGATGCAGAGGAAGCAGGAGCTGAAGGACCAGGCGACGGGGTGGTTTTCTTACAACAAGGACAAGATGGAATTGGCTAACAACTTTCCCATGCCGCAGTGTAGGAGGCTGAATTCGTTGAACAAGTAG
- a CDS encoding hypothetical protein (EggNog:ENOG503P5QR), which translates to MASTNQDKVTFRDTIRAWGTSSIPPMTLSSLALALHLRPFQPLPFLFSPLLAFSSYLTLAGFKVDGAGTNAAWSGIYVLLASRRSPPGGVRQKFMSLRGGVRGLAMGIGAINTVCGAYVYATGDRKAEEEERREVNRWGVYDD; encoded by the exons ATGGCTTCAACAAACCAAGACAAAGTCACCTTCCGTGACACCATCCGCGCCTGGGGCA catcctccatccccccaatgaccctctcctccctagCCCTagccctccacctccgccctttccagcccctccccttcctcttctcccccctcctcgccttctcctcctacctcaccctcgccggcTTCAAAGTCGACGGCGCCGGCACAAACGCAGCCTGGTCAGGCATCTacgtcctcctcgcctcccgcCGCTCACCCCCGGGCGGCGTCCGCCAAAAGTTCATGTCCCTCCGCGGCGGCGTCCGCGGACTCGCAATGGGAATCGGCGCCATCAACACCGTCTGCGGAGCCTACGTCTACGCTACCGGCGACCGcaaggcagaagaagaagagaggagggaAGTAAACAGGTGGGGAGTGTATGATGATTGA
- a CDS encoding hypothetical protein (COG:U; EggNog:ENOG503NVMA) gives MNLSPPLERTISQQSHTSVRSRNTSRRPAAKKQQPPSSSASSVIGGEDSKSLTSFPSFSPREEETCCLLNNNQPEDSGNTPLPPPSSTTPSRKPSTSLSEIDQQPPRLEPEQIIPTLLTTPHTAGPLFEDSPPCRNRLPGALHHADDGHIERLIARQGGAVNLVRQIAEDLAARDAQIALLRRRADERERALRKIILECGLSNLDLETRLRVLLEEGRSQRRQGSGEELEDLIGDALEGDVRLDATIKGRVVKERGANTGQQQQQQKGTGRGWKEYLWGGTGTSKGDGKGETTAVKGGARQSMPEDWFKPPAEQQEEQAQQSSSRASSVSSAHAARKPSLASMALRLVAGGAAGNRDNEGRGRASSAAAAQAGGPLRGSSASSAKTTASNRAVSAQVGGPKALMQMRRTTAGGSTRPMDIPARGQVPERWDTMGASPGKAAILRHQSYGPVEMDTILPPEAQPPTLTHIYNNFVGSEYLTDRFGFIYDQRRKKRQREAAQMAKQGKRGSRTEMLTNGRGGMSPVMAGDDDGASSGRWDVLSENGRPDTPCSGTTTEEQVRGGGGNEENAKPKRWQDYLKIATFPTELLSHTPLISAQGFEVLEGGEVPPPKSPGHSPSIMSEERGFLPSATTTTVSIAPMMEEHQEPVVSSVSSSSVSAPAGVEEEDGGTPPGSTTPAKEDAEPVRLLLENLNRLHDSLQRERTVRWNEFLRKVRAERKRDGEAAAAAAAAAAEARFQRATAVMPETRLGDGELIGVASLGVQGKVGRAKATEFRSLLLGGIPVAMRAKIWSECSGAKALRIPGYYEDLVSRPGEEDDPQVVAQIKADITRTLTDNIFFRKGPGVGKLHEVLLAYSRRNPDVGYCQGMNLVVANLLLITPSSEDAFWILVATVEQILPSGYFDHSLLASRADQVVLRQYVSEVLPKLSAHFDDLGIDLETMTFQWFLSIFTDCLSAEALFRVWDVVLCTPHDGGAFLFQVALALLKLNEGQLLGCGSPAGVYTYINHQMTNHAISIDGLVQASEGLRRLVKKEDIEARRERAIELEREQVRLREERLAERRRVQQQDKVNGKGGNNNRPRALKKESSLLVLGGSGGGSGGSNKAGAVPAMVSGEMASGATTPSGMGGLSRVGSACPSPMFGPERGGLGSRSVSGSDGLLSVEGLVGISSGGGGGGGGGGGGGGGGGGGGG, from the coding sequence atgaacctctccccccctctcgAGCGCACAATCTCCCAACAATCCCACACCTCCGTCCGCTCCCGCAACACCTCCCGCCGCCCAGCAGccaaaaaacaacaacccccctccagctcagcaAGCTCAGTGATAGGAGGCGAAGACAGCAAATCCCtaacctccttcccctccttctccccgcgagaagaagaaacatGCTGTTTACTCAACAATAACCAACCGGAAGACAGTGGCAAcactccccttcctcctccaagcagcACGACCCCCTCCCGCAAACCATCCACCTCGCTCTCCGAAAtcgaccaacaaccaccccgacTCGAACCCGAACAAATAATCCCTACCTTGCTAACCACTCCTCACACCGCCGGCCCTTTATTCGAAGACTCCCCCCCTTGCCGCAACCGCCTCCCCGGCGCGCTCCACCACGCCGACGACGGCCACATCGAGCGTCTAATCGCCAGACAGGGCGGGGCCGTCAACCTAGTAAGGCAAATCGCAGAGGACTTAGCAGCAAGGGACGCGCAAATCGCTCTGCTCCGTCGTCGGGCCGACGAGAGAGAGCGGGCTCTCAGAAAAATCATTCTCGAGTGTGGGCTCTCCAATCTTGATCTCGAGACCCGGTTGAGGGTGCTGCTTGAGGAAGGGAGGAGCCAGAGACGACAAGGAAGTggcgaggagctggaggattTGATCGGGGACGcgctggagggggatgtgAGGCTTGATGCGACGAtaaaggggagggtggtcaAAGAGCGGGGTGCAAATActggacagcagcagcagcagcaaaaggggacggggagggggtggaaggagtATTTGTGGGGTGGGACGGGTACTAGcaagggggatgggaagggggagacgaCGGCGGTGAAAGGAGGGGCGAGGCAGTCGATGCCCGAGGATTGGTTTAAACCACCAGCGGaacagcaggaggagcaagcACAACAAAGCTCCAGTAGGGCTTCAAGTGTGAGCTCTGCTCATGCGGCGAGGAAGCCTTCTCTGGCGAGCATGGCGTTGAGGCTTGTTGCTGGCGGCGCAGCGGGGAATAGGGATAACGAAGGCAGGGGCCGTGCTAGcagcgctgctgctgcgcagGCGGGGGGTCCGCTCAGGGGATCGAGCGCTTCCAGTGCGAAGACTACGGCTTCTAACCGGGCCGTGTCGGCGCAGGTTGGCGGGCCAAAGGCGCTCATGCAAATGAGACGAACGACTGCCGGTGGGAGCACCAGACCGATGGATATCCCCGCCAGAGGACAAGTTCCCGAACGATGGGACACCATGGGGGCGAGCCCGGGAAAGGCTGCGATATTACGACATCAGAGCTATGGACCTGTCGAGATGGACACGATCCTCCCGCCCGAGGCTCAGCCGCCTACGCTGACGCACATCTACAATAACTTTGTCGGGTCGGAGTATCTGACCGATCGGTTTGGGTTTATTTACGACCAGAGACGGAAAaagaggcagagggaggCGGCGCAGATGGCGAagcaggggaagagggggagtaGGACGGAAATGTTGACTAATGGACGGGGAGGGATGAGTCCGGTGATGGcgggggatgatgacggggCGAGTAGTGGGAGGTGGGACGTGTTGAGCGAGAACGGGAGGCCGGACACGCCGTGCTCGGGGACCACGACCGAGGAGCAAGTgagaggtggaggcgggAACGAGGAGAACGCGAAGCCGAAGAGGTGGCAGGATTACCTCAAGATTGCGACGTTTCCGACTGAGTTGCTCTCGCACACGCCGCTGATCAGCGCGCAGGGGTtcgaggttttggagggaggggaggtgccaccaccaaagtCGCCGGGGCATTCGCCGAGCATCATgtcggaggagagggggttttTACCTAGTGCTACCACGACGACGGTGTCGATCGCgccgatgatggaggagCACCAGGAGCCGGTGGTTAGTTCGGTCTCGAGCTCCTCGGTGTCTGCCCCGGCaggggttgaagaagaggatggggggaCGCCTCCTGGATCGACGACCCCGGCGAAGGAGGATGCCGAGCCGGtgaggttgctgttggagaaTTTGAACAGGCTGCATGATTCGCTTCAGAGGGAAAGGACAGTTCGCTGGAACGAGTTTCTTCGGAAGGTCCGCGCCGAGAGGAAGCGGGACGGCgaagctgccgccgccgccgccgcagcagcagcagaagccaGATTCCAACGAGCCACGGCCGTCATGCCGGAAACTCGCCTCGGAGACGGGGAGCTCATCGGCGTCGCCAGCCTCGGCGTCCAAGGCAAAGTCGGCAGGGCAAAAGCAACCGAATTCCGCTCGCTCTTGCTGGGCGGCATCCCCGTGGCCATGAGAGCCAAGATCTGGTCAGAGTGCTCCGGCGCAAAAGCACTGCGCATACCGGGATACTACGAGGATTTGGTCAGCCGCCCCGGAGAGGAAGACGACCCCCAAGTCGTCGCTCAGATCAAAGCCGACATCACGCGCACCCTCACCGACAATATATTCTTCCGCAAAGGGCCCGGAGTGGGCAAGCTGCACGAGGTTCTGCTGGCCTACTCGCGCCGCAACCCGGACGTGGGGTACTGCCAGGGGATGAACCTCGTCGTTGCCAATCTTTTACTTATCACGCCCTCGTCGGAAGACGCGTTTTGGATCCTCGTCGCCACGGTCGAGCAGATCCTCCCGTCGGGGTACTTTGACCACTCGCTGCTTGCGTCGAGGGCAGACCAGGTCGTCCTCCGCCAGTATGTCTCTGAAGTGTTGCCGAAGCTGTCGGCGCACTTTGACGACCTGGGCATCGACCTCGAGACGATGACGTTTCAGTGGTTCCTCTCCATCTTTACCGACTGCCTGTCCGCAGAAGCGCTGTTCAGGGTCTGGGACGTGGTGCTCTGCACGCCGCACGACGGGGGCGCGTTTCTGTTCCAGGTGGCGCTCGCGCTGCTGAAGCTGAACGAGGGTCAGCTTTTGGGGTGCGGGAGCCCGGCAGGGGTGTACACGTACATTAACCATCAGATGACGAACCATGCTATTTCTATTGACGGCTTGGTGCAGGCGAGcgaggggttgaggaggttggtgaagaaggaggatattgaagcgaggagggagagggcgattgagctggagagggagcaggttcggttgagggaggagaggttggcggagcggaggagggttCAACAGCAGGATAAGGTGAATGGTAAGGGGGGGAATAATAACAGGCCGAGGGCTctgaagaaggagagcagtcttttggttttgggggggagtggtggtggtagtggtggtagTAACAAGGCGGGTGCGGTACCCGCTATGGTGAGTGGGGAGATGGCCAGTGGGGCTACGACGCCGAGCGGGATGGGGGGTCTGAGCAGGGTGGGCAGTGCTTGTCCTAGTCCCATGTTTGGACCTGAAAGGGGGGGACTGGGGAGTAGGAGTGTGAGTGGGAGTGATGGGTTGTTGagtgtggaggggttggtgggtatatcgagtggtggtggtggtggtggtggtggtggtggtggtggtggtggtggtggtggtggtggtggtgggtga